The proteins below come from a single Candidozyma auris chromosome 3, complete sequence genomic window:
- the EHD3 gene encoding mitochondrial 37S ribosomal protein mS47, translating into MASTGYAADDVLFHNENLARVISLNRVKKLNSLDTFMVTKIGPRLQEYAKSESASMVILTSKSPKALCAGGDVASCASEILKGNPGYASNFFQEEYNVNYLIATYSKPYVSLMDGITMGGGVGLSVHAPFRIATEKTKLAMPEMDIGFFPDVGTTFFLPRLDDKLGYYYALTGEVLSGLDAYQAGFATHFVPSERIPQLVQRLSNLKPPVINNTRTEGTLLKDQKDFFIQVNMAIEEFTENKLPDNYKFHLNEDQIALINKAFSAPTFDDALQVFLYSNTEFGKRTYDRLSAKSPTSTHIAFDLLNKGAKNTIRAQLELEMISATNMVNHKVEENDFVKGVKHKLIDKIKEPFFPEWSPFDIDRVRKFQEPSIHTAKLETPLLKRFFGIDFHQYPFNFGLPTNQEIENYITGQDGSNRKYLPTPKEVVRHFNEVTNNKLGVEEKVQRALALHGEASKYDNKYVSWKA; encoded by the coding sequence ATGGCTTCCACTGGCTACGCCGCCGACGACGTCTTATTCCACAATGAGAACTTGGCCAGGGTGATCTCGTTGAACAGagtcaagaagttgaattCCTTGGACACCTTCATGGTGACGAAAATTGGGCCTCGCCTCCAAGAGTACGCCAAGCTGGAACTGGCTTCCATGGTGATTTTAACCTCAAAGTCGCCAAAGGCCTTGTGTGCTGGTGGCGATGTCGCCCTGTGTGCGCTGGAGATCCTCAAGGGGAACCCTGGCTACgcctccaacttcttccagGAGGAATACAATGTCAATTACTTGATTGCCACCTACCTGAAACCATATGTGTCCTTGATGGACGGCATCACCATGGGCGGTGGTGTGGGTTTGTCTGTGCACGCTCCTTTCCGTATCGCTACTGAAAAGACCAAATTGGCCATGCCCGAGATGGACATTGGCTTTTTCCCAGATGTGGGtaccaccttcttcttgcctcGCTTGGATGACAAGTTGGGCTACTACTACGCCTTGACCGGTGAGGTTTTGAGCGGCTTGGACGCCTACCAGGCCGGTTTTGCTACCCACTTTGTTCCCTCGGAGAGAATCCCCCAGTTGGTGCAACGCTTGTCGAACTTGAAGCCTCCTGTGATCAACAATACCAGAACTGAAGGTACTCTCTTGAAAGACCAGAAggacttcttcattcaGGTCAACATGGCCATTGAGGAGTTCACCGAAAACAAGTTGCCTGACAACTACAAGTTTCATTTGAACGAGGACCAGATcgccttgatcaacaaggccTTTTCTGCGCCTACCTTCGATGACGCTTTGCAAGTCTTCTTGTACTCCAACACAGAATTCGGCAAGAGAACCTACGATCGTTTGTCTGCCAAGTCCCCCACTTCCACTCACATTGCCTttgacttgttgaacaagggCGCCAAGAACACCATTCGTGCCCAGTTAGAGTTGGAGATGATTTCTGCCACCAACATGGTCAACCACAAGGTCGAGGAGAatgactttgtcaaagGTGTCAAGcacaagctcattgacaagatcaaggagcCATTCTTCCCTGAGTGGAGCCCCTTTGACATCGATAGAGTTAGAAAATTCCAGGAACCTTCCATCCACACTGCCAAGCTCGAGActcctcttttgaaaagattCTTCGGCATCGACTTCCACCAGTACCCATTCAACTTTGGCTTGCCAACAAACCAGGAGATTGAAAACTACATCACCGGACAGGACGGCTCCAACAGAAAGTACTTGCCCACACCAAAGGAAGTTGTGAGACACTTCAACGAAGTCACTAACAACAAGTTGGGTGTCGAGGAGAAGGTGCAAAGAGCGTTGGCCTTGCACGGAGAAGCATCCAAGTACGACAACAAGTATGTTTCTTGGAAGGCGTAg
- the SEC62 gene encoding Sec63 complex subunit SEC62, producing MSVPTVANAAGAGITPGMGEPTPVQTNGQPSPLVMNVANYLRDNKQLKRRTGLLNNKDDIEFFRYKRYVRALLSDEYKKKSANPKNELIPVNSAEDAGKIFIQLITGRLLLPVEKLHYKDIKAVKGWKPNRQKPTLRPTQKASLDPDAYYAWIYQKPNPYLVLYGLLMLVAVFAIILFPLWPAFLRRGVWYLSMGVLGLLGLLFATAIVRLIVFVITWAVLPQAFWIFPNLFEDCGFFESFQPAYGWAEPAGAKKKKKSKKSKKLNDLSEKLAAAVDAEAAKNGGDKNTSSAEATGAKASTTQPKKRAVILEEVEDN from the coding sequence ATGTCAGTTCCAACTGTAGCAAATGCAGCTGGTGCAGGTATCACTCCCGGAATGGGAGAGCCCACACCCGTTCAAACAAATGGCCAGCCTTCTCCTTTGGTGATGAATGTCGCCAACTACTTAAGAGACAACAAGCAGCTAAAACGCAGAACAGGCTTGTTGAATAACAAGGACGACATTGAGTTTTTCAGGTATAAGAGGTATGTTCGTGCTTTGTTGAGTGACGAGTATAAGAAGAAGCTGGCGAACCCTAAAAACGAATTGATTCCAGTGAACAGCGCTGAAGACGCAGGGAAGATCTTTATTCAGTTGATCACAGGAAGACTTCTTTTACCTGTGGAGAAATTGCATTACAAGGATATTAAGGCCGTCAAGGGCTGGAAACCAAACAGACAGAAGCCCACGTTGAGACCCACGCAGAAGGCGTCGTTGGACCCCGATGCGTACTACGCGTGGATATACCAGAAACCAAACCCATACTTGGTGTTGTATGGTTTGCTAATGCTTGTGGCTGTCTTCGCTATAATTTTGTTCCCCTTGTGGCCGGCGTTCTTAAGACGCGGTGTGTGGTACTTGTCTATGGGCGTATTGGGTCTATTAGGATTGTTATTCGCGACCGCCATTGTTCGTTTGATTGTATTTGTGATCACATGGGCTGTTTTGCCTCAAGCGTTCTGGATTTTCCCCAACTTGTTTGAGGACTgtggcttctttgagaGTTTCCAGCCTGCCTACGGTTGGGCAGAGCCAGCAggtgcaaagaagaagaagaagagcaagaagtcgaagaagttgaatGACCTCAGTGAGAAGCTAGCAGCTGCAGTGGACGCTGAGGCCGCCAAAAATGGAGGCGACAAGAATACCTCATCTGCTGAGGCCACGGGTGCTAAAGCCTCCACCACGCAACCTAAGAAGAGAGCGGtcattttggaagaagttgagGACAACTGA
- a CDS encoding ferric/cupric-chelate reductase — MLFSRYLGILLLISQAQSLVIVDSSIASACIYYMKQFDWGCGGTGQGHKYYSCRCGNVDWLGSVASCISGQTNNKGKIDHALKHVTTRCLQKGHFHYTVDDMKQWRENATKFIEQPTAHDIKERVYHPLGVNQTDFAVYMRSFDEINHHVFKSQWLGWGLLYYWVAVVVIFSMLHLSQIYLGLRPPRRIAQFCEKYLTPVRLWGYSFLDIEVMGLFLVFTVLATALSYTVQLPNVYMNDVYFLPLDLIGYRSAIISFSLLPVVFIFGLRNNPFTFLTGLPRATFIKYHNYVAIIMSIEALIHSAVWTDYAINEAGYSAWSIDDYWRWGIVGTVLLFIMIGQSFQPVRNFMYEAFLVIHIVFGWLFIVAMWYHCVTLGWMGWVYTMIALTVYDRVMRWAKILVLNRGLTELYVTVVDERTLELTLPKPLAYDMSYRPGSSVYVTFLHSKIWSQCLQSHPFSIISSPATSSNVLKMYVRVKRGATRSLLRLPADEKGRLRLWCLLDGPYGGFTYKHRDSDDRVYIAGGLGVCSLLPHIYSNPAGAKLIWTVANAREFWCMRRDINYVRERGTEVTVYVRDPSGIELDDEKMSFVQPADRRPDFDELIGEHVKAAKADEKRDLCIYSCGPGNMDRQIKQIATRQIEVGSDFSVHHKSMNYQW; from the coding sequence ATGCTTTTTAGCCGTTACTTGGGAATTTTGCTTCTCATATCACAGGCTCAATCCCTCGTGATTGTCGACTCGTCGATTGCCTCTGCATGCATCTACTACATGAAGCAGTTTGACTGGGGATGTGGAGGAACTGGCCAGGGCCACAAGTACTACCTGTGTCGATGTGGGAACGTCGATTGGCTTGGGTCGGTAGCCAGCTGCATTTCTGGCCAGACAAATAACAAGGGCAAAATTGACCATGCCTTGAAACATGTCACCACAAGGTGCTTGCAAAAGGGCCATTTCCACTATACTGTGGACGATATGAAGCAGTGGAGGGAAAACGCTACAAAGTTTATTGAGCAGCCAACGGCACACGACATAAAGGAGAGAGTGTATCATCCGTTGGGAGTGAACCAAACCGACTTTGCCGTGTATATGCGGTCTTTCGATGAAATCAACCACCACGTCTTCAAGTCGCAATGGCTCGGCTGGGGGCTCTTGTACTACTGGGTAGCGGTGGTTGTGATCTTTTCCatgcttcatcttctgcAGATATACCTTGGGTTACGGCCTCCACGGAGAATTGCCCAATTTTGTGAAAAGTACTTGACTCCAGTTCGTTTGTGGGGTTACTCGTTTTTGGATATAGAGGTAATGGGTCTCTTTTTGGTATTCACTGTTTTGGCCACTGCCCTTTCGTATACAGTGCAATTGCCCAACGTTTACATGAACGACGTCTATTTTTTGCCTTTGGATCTTATTGGCTACCGTTCGGCTATCATATCCTTCTCGTTGCTTCCAGTGGTGTTTATTTTTGGTCTCAGAAATAATCCTTTTACATTTTTGACTGGCCTTCCCAGGGCcactttcatcaagtaCCACAACTACGTGGCCATTATCATGTCAATTGAAGCTCTCATCCACTCTGCTGTGTGGACAGACTACGCCATCAACGAAGCTGGGTACCTGGCATGGAGTATCGACGACTACTGGCGTTGGGGCATTGTTGGCACggtgcttcttttcatcatgaTCGGCCAAAGCTTCCAGCCAGTGAGAAACTTCATGTACGAAGCTTTTTTGGTGATTCATATTGTCTTTGGATGGCTCTTTATTGTCGCCATGTGGTACCACTGCGTGACGCTTGGCTGGATGGGTTGGGTATACACCATGATAGCACTCACAGTGTACGACCGAGTGATGAGGTGGGCCAAAATCCTCGTTCTCAACCGAGGCTTGACGGAGCTTTACGTGACCGTCGTTGACGAGAGAACCCTTGAACTCACATTGCCCAAACCGCTTGCCTACGACATGTCTTATAGACCAGGGAGTTCAGTGTATGTGACGTTTTTGCATTCCAAGATCTGGAGCCAATGCTTGCAGTCGCACCCATTTTCCATCATCTCGTCGCCAGCCACTTCTTCCAACGTGCTCAAAATGTACGTGAGAGTCAAGAGAGGAGCTACACGCAGCTTGCTTCGTCTTCCTGCTGACGAAAAGGGCAGACTTAGATTGTGGTGTCTTCTTGACGGACCATACGGTGGGTTTACTTACAAGCATAGAGATTCTGACGACCGTGTCTACATCGCTGGTGGCCTTGGAGTCTGCAGTTTGCTTCCTCATATATACAGCAACCCAGCAGGAGCCAAACTTATTTGGACTGTGGCTAACGCCAGAGAGTTCTGGTGCATGCGTCGCGACATCAACTATGTTCGAGAACGAGGCACTGAGGTGACTGTTTATGTTCGAGACCCTAGTGGTATAGAACttgacgatgagaagatgCTGTTTGTGCAGCCAGCCGACCGGAGACCAGACTTTGATGAGTTGATTGGTGAACACGTGaaggctgcaaaagcgGATGAAAAGCGTGACTTGTGCATATATTCATGTGGTCCTGGGAACATGGACCGTCAGATCAAGCAAATTGCAACCAGACAGATAGAAGTGGGCCTGGATTTCAGTGTCCACCACAAGTCCATGAACTACCAATGGTGA